The Panicum virgatum strain AP13 chromosome 3N, P.virgatum_v5, whole genome shotgun sequence genome includes the window TCCAAATTTCCCTTTCTATTTTGAACATACCATATCAATAAATCTCAACTCTGCATTGATTTAGTGATTAGTAAACATCCTAATGGCTGAACCTGAACTGCAAACATTTACCATAACACTGGCATGAGGGGCACCAAGAAAGATACCGGAATGCTAGTAAAAGCTGTAAGCCTGTAACCGAAATACCACTACTTTCTTGAATGTTTGCATCTCAAAATAAATAAGCTGGTGGCATCGCCATTCTTCTCCTTGGCAACCTTTGATCCTGATACATAATCTTCAGAAATCAGAAGACTGCTAAACCTCAGCAAATCCTACAAAGAACCAACAGTCAACAGCAATCAACAGGGCTAACGCGGCCGCCGGTGCGTCACGCGctcatcatcttcttgcttgccaGCTTTGGTTTCTCCTTCGACGCATCGAATCCCTCGAACGGGATCTCGCCTTTCATTGCCCGGAGCAAATCGGGGAGCTCGTCGGCGTGCGGCAGCACGTACACCTCAAGGAACCGCTTCTCGGAGGACACAAGCGCCACGGGCAGCCGGTACTGCCCTGACTGCTTCCCCGCCCTCCTGAGCACGGCAAACACGGCGCACCTCCGGGAGTGGGCCGCCAGGCTCCGCACGAGCATGGTCGGGTAGAGCACGATGTCCTCCAGGCTCAGCCCCGCCTTGCCGGTCAGGAACCCGACGATCTCCGAGATCTTCTTCTCGGATATCGACAACGAGCCCGGGTACCGCCGGATCATCTGAGTGATGCTGTCGTCGTCCAAGCCGAGGCGCCGAAACAGCGCGACCTTGCTCTCCAGCGTGGGGGCCTTCATCTTGGAGAAGACGGCGAAGACGTACATGAACATTGGGCTCCCAGGCTCAACGCCGACGCGTCTGGCTGCGTCGACGATCTCGTTGATGCGGTCGGGGCTCTGCATGATGACGGCGGGCTGGAGAGCGACGAGGTTGGCTACCTGGTCGGCGGACAGGCCGAGGACGTCGCGGAGGAGAGGCACCACGCGGAGGAGACAGGCCTTCGGCTGGCAGCGGGCGATGAACGGCATCTGGCGGAGCGCGGTGATGGCGCGGTCGTCGGAGCCGCCAAGCACCTCGCGGAGGGTCGCGAACAACGGGGCCAGGTGGTCCTGGACGCTGCGGTGGAGGAGGATAGGGTTGAGCGCGATGAGTCGCGGCAGGAGCGGCGCGGAGACGCCGACGGAGACGAAGAAGTCGAGCTTGGGCTGCAGCGTCTTGGCCGGTTTGGAGACGAGCACGGTGGGGAGCTTGCGGACGGTGGCCGAGATGTCGGCATCCGAAAAGCCGTAGCGGCGGAGAAGCGCAAGGACGGCGTCCACCTGCTCGGCGGCGCCCGGGGAGGCGAGGCGGACCAAGGGCGCCGCGCGAGCCGCGGCTACGGGCGAGAGGCCGCAGCGGGAGATCAGGTGGGAGACCgcagggtcggcggcggtgggtgaggagaaggcggcggcgagggcgccggCCGGGAGGGCGAGGACGCGGCGGTGGATGGCGGCGAGCATTGGGGAAAATCGTGGATGGGGCAAggccgtgcggcggcggggtccgCCTTTTGGGAGCGAAATATGCTTGCGTCGTACAGGCCCAGAAGGCAACTTCCGCATCGGACAGCCCACCACCACTCACTCTCACGCTGACCACTTGCGGAATGAACCATACGCCCAGCCCACCGGCGCCAGGCGAGGGCCTGCAGCCCAGCACCACACGCACAAGCACAATCCTCAATGCGGTTTTACTTGTATTTCTGTTTCGTATTTTTAAGCTTTGCTAGCAAACTTTGAATTGAATTTCTCACTTTGCGctagttatttttttatcaaataTGTAGGAAAGCTGTGCATCTTCGTATTAGGAAGAAAAATAGAGTTATTCATACAACGCGAATTAACTCGCAACACGCTTACTCACACTTTGTGCTAGTTTATTTACCATTTTGAGACGCAAACAACATTTTCAAAACAGAGATCGACGTCTAAAGCTATATATAAGCATATTTCTTAAAGATAGAGAGCTCGCATGCAGTGACGGATCTAAagggggggctaggggggctcgagcccccTACTGCCTGGGAATCCATGGATCCCCCCTCAGCCCCCCTCTAATTTTTGGACCCCATGGATGAAGGATGGGGGGCTGGAGAGCAGTTGGAGGTTGAAGACGACACTGTTCGCGACATGGGCCAGAACAGGCGAACAGGCAAGCACAGCAAGCAGGCTGAACGGCCCAAATCACCCCCCGCTGGCCCATTAAGCCCACCCACACTCCCAACTCCAGTTCGGCAGTTCCCCAAGACCCCAATCCCCAATCGGCCAATCCAAATCCCTAAATGCAGGTTAGCTCGGTCGACTCTGCTCTGCTCGCGACTCGCGagagaccggcggcggcggcggtgggagacCGGCAAACGGCGATGGGTAACGCAGCAAACGGTGGCGGTaccgcggcagccggcaggcaCTCGGACGCTCGGCCTCCGCTCATCATCCGCGCACGGTGCGCGCAACCGCGCCACCGTACGGACCCGCGGGCCGCGGTTCCCCTTCCCCCGGTCCACGGaggaggcaggcaggcaggcgccACACGTGCGGCGGGCCGGCgtggccgcgcgccggcgccggcgggcggccgaGCGCGCTGGAGTCCGCACGGACAGAGGGCAGCTCCGCCAGTGAGGCAGTGACATCTGAACTCTGAAGAACGGTATGGATTATCGAACCAGTTAAAACTTCTTATCCCTATTCCATCTATCTTGCAATGAATTTGAATAGTTCCAGAATTAAAGATCCAATATTTGTCAATAATTTGTAGAGTTGCATGATGTCGAAGAGAACATTGCTCACCTATTTttcgagcagcagcagtacTCCTCTCTAGAGAATGCAAGGCAACCGAAAACCCCAAGAGTAGAGTTTTGTGCCTCAGATATCATTAGTGATTCTGGAATGCGCAAATCAATTGATGAGTACCCATATGGTTGCTGAAATTATGGTGAAGACGAACATGAATACATCTTACCCATTGGTTTATCGGTTTGTTGGGCTCACATTGATACTTAACTGCTTCATTGGAGATGGTGTTTTCAGCTATGTCTcttataaagacagatttgcgtagcaaaatgggggatgaatggcTCAATGATTTGATGATATGCTATGTTAAGAAAGAAATATTTAGAAGCATCAGTAATGATAAAATCATACAACGTTTTGAAGAGATGAAAAAACGCCGTATGCTACTGCCTCGAAACATAATAGCGGTATGATTAAATCTCTCAAAATTTGAAAGCTTTTTAACTTTTAAATTATTATTTGCCATCACTAATTTAATGTCCGTTCTGTAGATCGCTCTTCGTGAAGAACAGGACTGAGTAATGAAAATAGGCGTCACATTATCCATAAGTCTTGGTACGGATCGAATTTCATAGTCATTTTTACTCTTTCACATTATCCGTACTGCAGCTACGCTTGTACTGTAGCTACAGTACCACCATCCGCGTCTGGTCATTCACGCTACGAATAGTAGTATTCCAAGTCAACGTGGGCGCTCCTCACTTCCTCAACCTCTCATCAACGAGTAACCAGTTGTAAGGTTAGGAAACGAAGACTAAACTTTTTTtaaatctttgtattaagaagaagaaacaatggAAACAAGTACAAGCTTACGATGGCTCTATGAAGCTACAATACCCAGGAAGCTTACGCACCAAGACTAAGCTTTATTTGACAGTTGACAATCGACATCCTAGTTGTCACGACCCAAATGTTAAAAACATGTCTAACATTTAATCAAGAGCATCATGAGCATCATTAATGCATAATGGAGCATCATGTGCATCTGAATATTAGTTTGAAAATTTAATTGGTGTATGTTTGAAAGTGTGCATGTGATGAAAGTTCAATTTTTGCTATGCAACTTGGCTCCAAAATTTTCATTTAAATACTAGGTTTCAAGTGTcgaatttaaaatattttcgtGGAATTTTAGAAGCTTTGAACCGAGCCACAAAATTCTTGGAAAACTTGAAAACAGTTGTTTTGTTTGATTTACTGCGACCAATTTACGAATACTTTTTGATTAATTCTTGTTGTACTGTGTTCTTGGTGATTTTATCTTCCTCCAGTAAAAGTTTAGTAATTTTTGGAGCCCGGGAACACTTTCGTTTCGAATTTTAAACTTCAAACGTTGCTCTACTTCGCGCCGAGCCCACCTGTCATCCTCTAACCCCGCCTCCACCGTGCCTCCTCGCTCGCCCGTTGggcagcaagggcggcggcgcccccactGCTGGCTGCCGGCTGGCCAGCATGGctgggccgccgcggcgccgcgccgcgtgtTCGCCCGCTCCCCCTCCCTTTAATAGCCAGCCGACCCTTTTCCTCAAACCCTAAACACCTTTCCACCATTGCCACCACCCGGAgctcccttgccgccgccgattcgcctcctccggtgagcctcccctcAATTCCTCGCGTTCTCAGCTTCCTCACACCCTCCTCCTCTGATTCTGGCGCTCACCCGGCCTCTTCCTTCGCCGTGCAGGGCCGCCGGCGAACAcctccgcccaccgccgccggagcacgtcgcaccgccacctcgccgtcgttaCCCTCCGTCCAGTCCTCCGGCGAGCCCTACCGTCCTCGGGAACGTGCCATGCGCCCGCTCCCCGGCCCTCTACGGcccccctcgccgcgccgccgcccgcccgccgtcgccgcgccccgCCTGGCGCTctggccgcgcccacgccgcggtcaAGGCCCTGTCTTTGCCTTGACCCGGACTGGGTAGGCTGCCTGCTCGTGGGCCCCCTCCTGTCGGCCTCTAGGCTGGCTGGATCCGGGTGGATCTAGAATTTTGAGGAGTTTTTGATATGCTGTGAACTTTTAAAATGCGTGTAAATTCGTTCATAGCTCCGAAAAATGTGACAATTATTTTGTTGGATTCGTCTTGCTTAGATCACTCTGGAAAAATGTTTTTTGCATGTTCTCTTGCTGTAGATTTATTTATGCTTTAATGTTGCAAAAGTGAATAAAATGCTTAGTTAATTCTATGCGGATTTAAAAAtgccaaactaaattttgttatacTCCTTGTGAAATGCTCTTTCCAGTAgtgccttttgttttcatgcacCTTCACTGGTTAATagggttttggtgtgtttttttgTTCTCTGTCTGAAACCTTGTTTATTGCATATATAATTGCTGAAAATTGATAAAATGGTAAATCCAGTTCTGTTAGCTTCATTTCATGTCTACTATCCATgctaattttcttggatttgttctgTTAAGCTTTCATGCCCTTTTCTGATTTAACTTTTTTGGACTAGCTGAAAATTGTAATATTCGTAAGTAATTCTAGAAAAATGTTTTTGCTGCTAATGTAACTCTATTGGGTTCCTTATGATGTCATCTATATaagtgtcggtgtcccgacccaggGGGGCCGGATCCCAACCAGTAATTGTGGTGtgcttcctcgtcccagatgatgatgcaagaggcaacacagtaacgcgcGGTTTATCCttgttccggccgcggggccgtacgtccagcaaagggggtgtgcgagggcactgtattatcttgcacccggagtgcttgtagcaggggatacaagcaaggtgagagagggagggaagccccCAAGTCtatgctagaagtggagtcggctCAGATGAGTGCTCAAtagtccctgaacgtcctcttggaaaagagaagccagagagagagTCTAACCAGCCCGCAGCCCCCGCTAAAGGAAGCatgccccctccttttatagtcacaaggaggggcggggtacatgagtgggggcatagaagtcgtcgttttcccctgaatagCGGGGTACAGTGAttggatactgtaggaagtacactgtgggaaggcggcgcgcgtcgctgtcgtcctggatttcgtcctggATTTCATCCTTGGTTCTGTGAGGATcacgccggtcgtcctgcagtgtccctgtaggcggcgtggtcgtcgctgatgtatggtctcctatatacggcgcggtggcattcggtgggccctacggattagggtcctgcatgcaccagcggCAGTGGTAGCGGGgcgtgcggcgcgcggcggccctggaCCCCCTGGttggagtgcgggcgtgcacgctaggaggtccgggggacgcgcggaggtcccggactccacaaggggggaggtccggggccccgcccgtgcgtgctgagtgcccctctcggaaggacacgtgacatcgccggaccccttccccagcggggaggtgagtccggatggtcggtgtcggcagaatggtacgggagcagtgccgagcctgtcttgtcccgtaTCACTggtcccacagtgttgctatagcaactggggcggcggagcggtgaccgaagtcagcggatgggaccccggtcacatccactgtgggagtgacagtctgacgccgcccatCCTTTGAgtcgtggcggagtggctggcctttaatgccttcgtacggcggtcggttgggcggcggggctgtttgtcccttgtgtcgagagacggcctcgagcgaggcagagatgagtcacccgctcgagggtagatccgctaccctcgagcgaggcggaggtgtgttgcgcggtcgagggtcccgaggggagccctcgagcgaggcggaaaatgagtcacccgctcgaaggtaggtccgctaccctcgagcgaggcggagatcgttttcgcgggttcgagggggatgcaaatgggccgcatgctgggcttctttgagtcctttcctttcttccggatgggaagcaggctgtgggccttcgtgggcccagttgccttaccaggtgtttgtgtttctaaagcgatcttagtaccccgattagggtgcccctaatcatggtacccgacaataagtgaattatttcatgatttatgcttgctgtTTAGAAGTTCTTTGTTAATTCTTGCTCTAGTCCTCTTGCTTACTTGTTCATGAGTGTGCTTGATCGTCGAGTTACGTTCATGATTGTGCATCATCGCATGTTACTATTCTTtcttcatgtcatatcattCATGAACCAACTATGGCATCATTTTAATGCGTAcatctcattcatgcattatagtgaccgagaCGCCGGAGAGCGAACCCGTtgagcccaccgagtccgttgagcctgagCCCGGTGTCGACTTTCTTGTTGAGCCCGAAgaaaaccaaggcaagcagctaagcatgatccCTTGTGCCTATTTAAATTGATGCAATTTAGCGATCTCACTGGGTATTGTTGGGTtttatatattatattatttattgTATTCTTGTACCTATCTTTATGCACTACCCTTTCTTGGGTTTATTTTATCCTTGTCCTTGTCACATGTTAGTTAATTAaatacttaacttgactagatgcttagccgtGCTTAGATTATTTTATGTCACTTGGTAGAGAAGGAAATAATGGTTAGAGTCATCATACTTACCGATTATCCTTGATCCCACATGTACATCTTGGTTATGGTGAAATGGAAGTATCGAGGTttgagcggaatggtagggcctagagaaagaAGACACGtggggcatagtccgcttgaacCGATTAAGGACCGTCCATGGATGACCGCGGCTTTAAGCATTTTtatcgtgctaccacatatccaaaataatggtatggatgagccaattacctcctTTGACTTGGTCATTGAGGCCCGGTCCTAGATGTGTGGCCAAGGGGCTATATAGAGAGGCTTGGCGGTGTCCCCGGTGGACCTAGGTGACTCTCCATGCAAGCTAGGCATACCCTCAACGGTTAAGTCTtattgggaacggttgacgtgagtagcCTCTTATCcaacgtgatcggttgggtgagccgCATGGTCCTAATGTCGTGTGgttaaagtagtacacccttgcaagatttaaatcaattcgaattgccgcacTCTCGGATACGAGCTCGCTCTTTGTCCGCCGAATTCTTCGTAGAAAGCTTCGTTTATGTTGGAAATGGTTAATGACACCTTTATGTTGAATTATTTTATTCTTGTCctaatcaactaaaatttatAGTGGgctgggcaagattaattaactTGCTAGAGAGCTAGATGTTGGTTAGAgagctcatgcttatgcaataacaACTAACCTTAAAgtctcatttgagccctcttGCATAGTCCTTGATTATATAattgcgtaagtcttgcgagtatcTTTTGTACTCATTTTGCCTTTCTATTAAAActaagttgcaggtgagccggaagttgTGTTTAGCCACTTCTATCCCGCCGATCCCGGTGCGGAGGAGTAGGTCCTTGTGGTTGCGATGGCGCCCTTGAGCAAGACGCTATTGCTTACGCTTTATTAACTTATTCGCAGCGTACTCGTCTTTTGGAGAGCatgatgaaacactaaacttTAATTTCATGTCTCATTTATGTCATTCGTGAGCCCAAAGCTTGTAATGGAAGCTTGAACCTCTTTACATTTTTAGATTTGGACCCTCCTATGTTTAATGTGTAATAATTAGTTGTTGAACTTGTAAAGTGTTTAAAATTGCTCTTTGTGGTTTATTGGTGATGTATCCTTTGTAAATGATATGTGTGCATGATCTTGGGATTACGGTGGaacacataccgggactaccggatttgacaTTATTTTGggtgaatgacgtgtcggtcgTTCGTGTCTTTAGATGTGGGTTAACACGTGTCATGTTCTTGGGCAAGAACGTGTTAGCTCTCATCTTTATGATAATGACCTGTGGTTTGTCTAAAATGGTGTCAAAATTGGGCGGTTCTTACACTAGTCCGACTCCTTGCCTGGATCTTCGCTTAAACATGACGGCTAACGTGACAGTGCAGTACGCAGCATCAAGGTAACAATCATGTACGACTGCAGGCTGCagcttcttctttcttctttctttttctctctctaaaaCATAGGAGAGCTGCGCTTCTTTGCATCAAGATAGATGGAAGAAACAGTTACAAGTTACACATTGGTAGATTACAAAGAAAGCCCGGGCCAAGGAGCACAACAAAAAACAACCACTCACTAACTAAACAACCTAGCTTCGTCGCGCCTGCTTGGATCCAGAGCTCTGCATCTTTCTTGATGTCTGCAGCCAGCTGCTGAATTGAAGTCGACGTTCCTCTGTTGTTTCTTTCTCTCCATAGTTGCCAGGAAACCAGAGCAAAGAGTGAGTTGAAGCCTTTTCTCTTACTGCTTGGCAGCTTGGGCATTGGTTCCTCAACTGGATCCAGCGCTTGCTGGGGTCCGTTGCACCTGGTTAGCTAACCACTCAACCCTCAGCGCCCTGAAGATCTCCCACCAGACCTGCCTTGAGAAAGAACAAGAACAAAATTATGTGATCAATAGTTTTCAGGCTCCTGATCACACAACAGGCACATCTCATTGGCTTCCAGATTGTGCCGAATCCTCCTATCAGCTGTGTCCAATGCCTCCTCCTGAAAGCAAGCCACAGAAAAAATTTCACCTTCATTGGTGCTCAAGTTCTCCAGATCAGAGAGCCACCAGGGAACGACACCGAACCGGCATGCAGCATCTTGTATGCTGATTTGGCTGTGTACTCGCCGTTTGGGCTCCACTTCCAGATGAAGCGATCAGGCGTTCCTTCCCTCAGCGTTACCTCAGAGATCAAATCCCAAACTTGCAGGTATTCATGTATAGCAGGAACGGACAGGCCTCCAGTGATCTTGGTGATCCAGCAGTCATTTTGTAATCCTTGAGACACTGTTTGCGGCTTGATCACCCTCTTAGACACTGCTCTTATCAGCGTAGGTGCTATGGTACGGTGCTGATGCTGCCTCCATCAACCCAGTTATCAGTCCAGAACAATGTTCGCTGCCTTTCACCCAACGTGACTGATATGGAGGCATGGAAGAAGGCTTGCACTATTGGGTCAATCTGTATGGGCAGGGCTGACCGGTCACCATCTTGgggtcctgtttagttctcattccataaactccgtaaacgaaaaaaaaacatcacatcgaatgtttcgacacatgcatggagtactaaatgaagtctatttacaaaactttttgcatgaataggctgtaaatcgcgagacgaatctaatgagcctacttaatccatgatttgcaacagtaatactacagtaactatcccatgaattaattagcatcattagattcatttcgcgatttacaacccatctatgcaaaaagttaaagttttataaatagagcAGCGAGCCATGCGCAGTCCAGCGACGAGCTTTCGCCTAGGCTGACAGGTGCCGTATTGTGCCGCATACGGTAactcggcgcggcgccggccggcggagGCGCTGCGAAACGCTGATCCGTGGCTCGCCGGGTGGGCCGCCGGGAGGCCGGGAGGCATgggcggtgccggtgccggtgccgtgCCAGCCACGCGAGGAAAGGCAAagcgcgccgctgccggccggccgacCAGTACCGCCACCACTTCTCTGACAGTAAAAACGCAGTGATGGGAACTATTCGGCGGAGCCGGGCGCCTTTGGTCGAGCCGTCTATCCGGCCggtcgggcaggcggcggccacTGTTGCTTTCCTCCATCCGGCGGTCGCCTCCTTCCCCATCCCCGGCTGCTCCGACTTCCGATCCCACAGCGGCCGCGCTTCCGCGAGTTCTGTAGTACGCGCACGCTCGCTGCCTGTGCGCTCACAGTAGACTTGCGAGAGCGGAATTGATCGATCGAACAGTTCTCAACACAACATGACGCTGCATCGCAGTCgtaaaaaaataatagaaaaaGAAATTCTGGACTGCATTGCATAGGAGTATTTGCATGCATGGACGCAGGTGTCGCCGGTCAAAGCGCACGCCGCAAGATTCCTCCTCGCTGCCGGGTTTAGTCGTGCAGGTTTAGTCAAGCGCAGGGATCAAGGCCCGAAGACTTTGTTCAAGTGCTTTGACCAGGATTGCAGATCAGAACCGCTCGCACTAACCAGGATTTGTTTGGGTGTTTAGTGTTTTATACAGTCGCCGTCACTCCTCACGCCACGAGTAATCTGGGTTCATTACCACACGGTGGAACCCCAACCTCCACTCCCGTTACCAGGAACTACTGCTGGTAGTAGTAGTACAGCCTGGCCGGATTGCTCTCCAAGCCAAAGCATTGCTCTCCTCGGCCATCGgtgtccttttcctttttccaccGCTTCTCGGTAATCCAGAAGCAAATCGGCCAGAGCTGCGAGGAAAAGCGGATCGTCCGGTCGGCGATGACTTCCAGCTCGACCAGTGAGAACAAACTTTTTTACCAATGTTCACAGTTTCACACTTTCCC containing:
- the LOC120665472 gene encoding uncharacterized protein LOC120665472 — protein: MLAAIHRRVLALPAGALAAAFSSPTAADPAVSHLISRCGLSPVAAARAAPLVRLASPGAAEQVDAVLALLRRYGFSDADISATVRKLPTVLVSKPAKTLQPKLDFFVSVGVSAPLLPRLIALNPILLHRSVQDHLAPLFATLREVLGGSDDRAITALRQMPFIARCQPKACLLRVVPLLRDVLGLSADQVANLVALQPAVIMQSPDRINEIVDAARRVGVEPGSPMFMYVFAVFSKMKAPTLESKVALFRRLGLDDDSITQMIRRYPGSLSISEKKISEIVGFLTGKAGLSLEDIVLYPTMLVRSLAAHSRRCAVFAVLRRAGKQSGQYRLPVALVSSEKRFLEVYVLPHADELPDLLRAMKGEIPFEGFDASKEKPKLASKKMMSA